The following proteins come from a genomic window of Nocardiopsis sp. YSL2:
- a CDS encoding type I polyketide synthase: protein MTEDTRLLDYLKRVTADLRRTRAELDSLRSRDAEPIAIVGMGCRLPGGADTPEALWNLLRDRVDAVGDLPADRGWDLDSVVDRPGATRAGGFLDDVAGFDAEFFGISPREAAAMDPQQRLMLEVSWEAIERSGIDPSSLAGSATGVFTGISATDYAGGAASGALPVPDEAQGYLLTGTAPSVASGRVAYTLGLDGPALTVDTACSSSLVAIHLAVRALRRGECSMALAGGATVMTAPALFTEFARQGGLSGDGRCKSFGADADGAGFAEGAGVVVLERLADARRDGHRVLAVIRGSAVNQDGASNGLTAPNGAAQVRVVRAALDDAGLSAGDVDAVEAHGTGTELGDPIEAQALIDVFGPDRGTGTVGVGSLKSNIGHTQAAAGVAGLIKMVLALEHGFLPASLHSEAATPLVDWSSGRVRVLSEPRAWHRGERTRRAGVSSFGISGTNAHVIVEEAPQEVPDESAEAPALTDGSLPWVLSARSAPALRDQAVRLLGHLETASEAEPAGIARALATTRTGFAHRAVVVGSAGDTLAEGVRALSEGRSTGGVVTGSAGRVDSTVFVFPGQGGQWADMARGLLGSCRVFAEAVDTCEAALAPFVDWSLTAVLRAVTPALRTWSARMPAWTWCNLCCGR, encoded by the coding sequence ATGACGGAAGACACGCGGCTGCTCGACTACCTCAAGCGGGTCACCGCCGACCTGCGCCGTACGCGGGCCGAACTGGACAGCCTGCGTTCGCGCGACGCCGAGCCGATCGCGATCGTGGGCATGGGCTGCCGGCTCCCGGGAGGGGCGGACACACCGGAAGCGCTGTGGAACCTGCTGCGGGACCGCGTCGACGCGGTCGGTGACCTGCCGGCCGACCGGGGATGGGACCTGGACTCCGTGGTGGACCGCCCCGGCGCGACCCGGGCGGGCGGCTTCCTGGACGATGTGGCCGGGTTCGACGCGGAGTTCTTCGGGATCTCGCCCCGTGAGGCGGCGGCCATGGATCCGCAACAGCGCCTCATGCTCGAAGTGTCCTGGGAGGCGATCGAGCGGTCGGGCATCGACCCCTCCTCCCTGGCCGGGAGCGCGACGGGCGTGTTCACAGGGATCAGCGCCACCGACTACGCGGGAGGCGCGGCCTCGGGTGCGCTCCCCGTCCCCGACGAGGCGCAGGGGTACCTGCTGACGGGGACCGCCCCGAGTGTCGCCTCCGGTCGCGTGGCGTACACGCTGGGGCTGGACGGGCCCGCGCTGACCGTCGACACGGCCTGTTCCTCCTCCCTGGTGGCCATCCACCTCGCGGTGCGCGCGCTGCGCCGGGGCGAGTGCTCCATGGCCCTGGCGGGTGGCGCCACGGTGATGACGGCTCCGGCGCTGTTCACGGAGTTCGCCAGGCAGGGAGGGCTCTCCGGCGACGGCCGCTGCAAGTCGTTCGGTGCGGACGCGGACGGCGCGGGGTTCGCCGAGGGCGCCGGTGTGGTGGTGCTGGAACGGCTCGCGGACGCCCGTCGGGACGGACACCGCGTCCTCGCGGTGATCCGGGGGAGCGCGGTCAACCAGGACGGCGCCTCCAACGGGCTGACGGCTCCCAACGGGGCCGCACAGGTGCGTGTGGTCCGCGCGGCCCTGGACGACGCCGGTCTGTCCGCGGGCGATGTCGACGCGGTGGAGGCACACGGCACGGGCACGGAACTGGGTGATCCGATCGAGGCCCAGGCCCTCATCGACGTCTTCGGGCCGGACCGCGGCACGGGCACGGTGGGAGTCGGTTCGCTCAAGTCGAACATCGGGCACACCCAGGCCGCGGCGGGAGTGGCCGGCCTCATCAAGATGGTGCTGGCGCTGGAGCACGGGTTCCTCCCCGCGTCCCTGCACTCCGAGGCGGCCACGCCGCTGGTGGACTGGTCGTCGGGGCGGGTCCGCGTGCTCTCCGAACCGAGGGCCTGGCACCGTGGCGAGCGAACGCGCCGGGCCGGCGTGTCCTCGTTCGGCATCAGCGGTACCAACGCCCACGTCATCGTCGAGGAGGCTCCGCAGGAGGTGCCCGACGAGTCGGCGGAGGCGCCCGCGCTCACGGACGGTTCCCTGCCCTGGGTCCTGTCCGCGCGTTCCGCGCCGGCCCTGAGGGACCAGGCGGTGCGCCTGCTCGGGCACCTGGAGACCGCGTCCGAGGCGGAACCGGCCGGAATCGCCCGCGCCCTCGCCACGACCCGGACGGGCTTCGCGCATCGGGCCGTGGTCGTCGGGTCCGCCGGCGACACCCTGGCGGAAGGAGTCCGAGCGCTGTCGGAGGGGCGGTCCACCGGCGGTGTCGTCACGGGGAGCGCCGGGCGGGTCGACTCGACCGTGTTCGTGTTCCCCGGCCAGGGCGGGCAGTGGGCCGACATGGCCCGCGGGCTCCTGGGGTCCTGCCGCGTGTTCGCGGAGGCCGTCGACACCTGCGAGGCGGCACTGGCGCCGTTCGTCGACTGGTCCCTGACGGCGGTGCTGCGCGCGGTGACCCCGGCGCTCCGGACGTGGTCGGCGCGGATGCCCGCGTGGACGTGGTGCAACCTGTGCTGTGGGCGGTGA